One genomic region from Cardiocondyla obscurior isolate alpha-2009 linkage group LG01, Cobs3.1, whole genome shotgun sequence encodes:
- the LOC139102269 gene encoding signal sequence receptor beta — MSIADYFNTESSDDYAVQHRTFGNYTATSGVHHHRHSLVRIVLTILLRVGFVLVQLGNGLPSLASNANLILVQNVLDLCCVTVMYFLTGFLIAFNGDVAGLIGTSRWIGDPAIDKNEAIVGWQATAIASAICTAAVAGRVHPLGYLMVGALLSGLIQPLLIHWAWIGWMTESKLDGRSVNFIDQGGTGVIHVAGGLSGLIGCLVLGRRILRPKDLNDANLSPGTVFVGSLLIFAGLQDMYASVHGHENYRIFTEDLSRAYINNLLAAASSTLTTVALHFILERSTFNHWTITRFVQGTIAGVVTVSAAANDYSPQVAIGLGCLGGIVFYFASTCIFHSALQDYCNAISVHLICAIVGSILAPFYSTCINKDRTMLSFSWQLICLAALMALVGAAMLIMFGMLECYDVLRNRSECLNRARSVVAAERDPPKSLLRRLTSSNTGSFYLQPGSTSNTRRHSSIDSEFGKYEEKIDNFEKENLIVAHKPDTNIIIEDGVTKVQMSELSEDQGNTGESADKDLEIRRKRFRGKKIIYALDPIEEIDEESLKEHETKKSSVQLSIDDCNFEDRNLILARNLNVSRDRGDIVESNYQLRRTIKLTNLHHEFIKEDLKVVLEPKRLTSSSIDSVRDNSVFVKTPDFNVNS; from the exons atgtCGATTGCTGACTACTTTAACACCGAGAGCTCCGACGATTACGCCGTTCAGCATCGCACGTTTGGCAATTACACCGCCACTTCTGGCGTTCATCATCACCGTCATTCGTTGGTTCGAATTGTCTTGACGATCCTGCTGCGCGTCGGCTTCGTCCTCGTTCAGCTCGGCAACGGACTACCGTCGTTGGCCAGCAACGCCAACCTGATACTTGTTCAAAATGTGCTCGACCTGTGCTGCGTCACCGTCATGTACTTTCTAACAGGCTTCCTTATCGCTTTCAACGGTGACGTCGCCGGTCTGATCGGCACGAGCCGTTGGATCGGCGATCCGGCGATCGATAAAAACGAGGCGATCGTCGGGTGGCAAGCAACAGCGATCGCATCGGCGATTTGCACCGCAGCTGTCGCTGGCAGGGTGCACCCGCTGGGATATCTTATGGTGGGAGCCCTCTTGTCAGGTTTGATCCAACCGTTGCTCATTCACTGGGCCTGGATAGGATGGATGACTGAGAGCAAACTAGATGGAAGGTCAGTGAATTTTATAGACCAAGGTGGTACAGGAGTGATTCACGTCGCTGGAGGACTCTCCGGCCTGATCGGATGCCTCGTCCTTGGCAGAAGAATTCTCAGACCGAAGGACTTAAATGACGCAAATCTCTCCCCCGGTACCGTCTTCGTAGGTTCACTCTTGATCTTCGCCGGACTTCAA GATATGTATGCAAGCGTGCACGGCCACGAGAACTACCGAATATTTACAGAGGACCTGTCACGCGcgtatattaacaatttactGGCCGCGGCTTCGAGTACATTGACAACCGTGGCTCTACACTTCATCCTCGAACGCTCGACCTTCAATCATTGGACGATAACGAGATTCGTTCAGGGAACGATCGCCGGCGTAGTAACTGTGTCAGCCGCAGCGAACGATTACTCGCCGCAAGTAGCTATCGGTCTAGGTTGTCTGGGTGGCATCGTATTCTATTTTGCCTCCACATGTATTTTTCACAGCGCCTTGCAGGACTATTGCAATGCCATAAGCGTACACCTGATTTGTGCGATTGTCGGCAGCATCCTGGCCCCGTTCTACTCCACATGTATTAACAAAGACAGAACGATGTTAAGCTTCTCCTGGCAATTAATTTGCCTGGCTGCATTAATGGCCTTAGTTGGAGCAGCAATGTTAATAATGTTCGGTATGTTGGAGTGCTACGATGTACTTCGCAATAGATCGGAATGCTTGAACCGAGCTCGATCCGTTGTTGCTGCTGAAAGAGATCCGCCAAAGTCACTTTTGCGAAGACTTACTTCTTCTAACACTGGTAGCTTTTATCTGCAGCCGGGTTCAACTTCGAACACGAGACGCCATTCAAGTATCGATTCTGAATTTGGTAAATAtgaagaaaaaatagataattttgaAAAGGAAAATCTTATCGTTGCTCATAAACCGGATACAAATATTATCATCGAAGATGGTGTTACGAAGGTTCAAATGTCAG AATTATCGGAGGATCAAGGTAACACTGGCGAATCAGCTGACAAAGATCTCGAAATTAGAAGGAAAAGATTTCgtggaaagaaaataatatacgcTCTAGATCCTATCGAAGAAATAGACGAAGAAAGTTTAAAAGAACATGAAACCAAAAAAAGTAGCGTTCAATTAAGTATCGATGACTGCAACTTTGAAgacagaaatttaattctggCAAGAAACTTAAACGTATCTCGAGATCGCGGGGACATAGTCGAATCAAATTATCAACTTCGAAgaacgataaaattaacaaatttacatCATGAGTTTATCAAAGAAGATTTAAAAGTTGTGTTGGAACCGAAACGTTTGACTTCTTCATCAATTGATTCGGTAAGAGATAACAGTGTTTTTGTAAAAACGCCAGATTTCAATGTGAATTCAtaa